The following are from one region of the Segatella oris genome:
- a CDS encoding polymorphic toxin-type HINT domain-containing protein, with the protein MADQLEYVVRNALMVCDKGAAPAFFLPTHNTHIKIQGCLVANKLDKQPLVNIPTFGICSLTQKPCVPACTEWQKTYKLRVKGQETLLFRSEMPCSLGGKINFVTSGQIPLPDDAMEDIKALQEQGAKEDEDEGWGWLDTVELIPVVGSIVGAVREGMKGNWGMMAMNIGFLALDVAGLVSFGATTAASSAGKAGIKAGVKVAAKSAAKAVAKQVGKTGLKTAIKLTAKGARKAFCKSIDKIVGKASAGHVCVFACFPAGTKINTAVGLKNIEDIKAGDRVWSYDELTGETGLQDIVRTMVRESDHTVELYTEKEIIETTAEHPFLTGNGWKDAANLQTGDKIRSRNEEDIEIKDVKFSYRPRKVYNFEVSNWHTYFVGALQWLVHNACLTELARKGIEYARRILRGIKFNKVMVKKLGKKEFAHEVWLEGMKRRVDTVMKNGKKVISRKATQLSDVTEETAKKYIDEVAGYRGKKVQNPKRMEEGVVRIRKNAKAELSIPKQEKNIPKNIKEYAKKREVHIKEEKDITMDNLKNW; encoded by the coding sequence ATGGCAGACCAATTGGAATATGTGGTAAGGAATGCCCTGATGGTGTGCGATAAGGGAGCTGCTCCTGCATTCTTCCTCCCGACCCACAACACGCACATTAAGATACAAGGATGCCTTGTTGCCAACAAGCTTGACAAGCAGCCGCTCGTGAACATTCCCACGTTCGGCATCTGCAGTCTTACGCAAAAGCCTTGTGTGCCTGCTTGTACGGAATGGCAGAAGACCTATAAGCTGCGGGTAAAAGGTCAAGAAACCCTCCTGTTCAGGTCAGAGATGCCCTGTAGCTTGGGCGGAAAGATTAATTTTGTGACCAGCGGCCAGATTCCGTTGCCTGATGATGCAATGGAGGATATCAAAGCCTTGCAGGAACAAGGGGCTAAGGAAGATGAAGATGAGGGTTGGGGCTGGCTTGATACTGTAGAATTGATTCCCGTAGTCGGTTCCATCGTCGGTGCTGTTCGCGAGGGAATGAAAGGCAACTGGGGAATGATGGCCATGAACATCGGTTTCCTAGCCTTGGATGTTGCCGGGCTTGTATCGTTTGGGGCGACTACCGCAGCCTCCTCTGCAGGTAAAGCCGGTATTAAGGCTGGCGTTAAGGTTGCGGCCAAGTCTGCTGCCAAAGCCGTAGCCAAACAGGTCGGCAAGACAGGACTGAAGACCGCAATAAAACTAACGGCCAAGGGAGCAAGGAAAGCTTTCTGCAAATCTATTGACAAGATTGTCGGCAAGGCTTCTGCCGGGCATGTCTGTGTCTTTGCCTGTTTCCCTGCAGGGACTAAAATCAATACGGCTGTCGGATTGAAGAACATTGAGGATATCAAGGCCGGTGACAGGGTCTGGTCGTATGACGAATTGACTGGTGAGACAGGATTGCAGGATATCGTCCGGACGATGGTTCGTGAAAGTGATCATACCGTTGAACTATATACGGAAAAGGAAATCATAGAGACGACTGCTGAGCACCCTTTCCTTACAGGAAACGGTTGGAAAGATGCCGCTAATCTGCAAACAGGCGATAAGATAAGAAGCAGAAATGAAGAAGATATCGAAATAAAAGATGTAAAGTTCTCGTATCGGCCAAGGAAAGTTTATAACTTTGAGGTCTCTAATTGGCATACCTACTTTGTGGGGGCATTGCAGTGGCTGGTGCATAATGCCTGCTTGACAGAATTAGCAAGGAAGGGAATTGAATATGCCCGGCGTATATTACGTGGCATCAAATTCAATAAAGTGATGGTCAAGAAGCTCGGGAAGAAAGAGTTTGCACACGAAGTATGGTTAGAGGGAATGAAACGTCGTGTTGATACAGTGATGAAAAACGGCAAGAAGGTTATCAGCCGGAAGGCCACACAGTTGTCTGATGTGACAGAGGAGACAGCCAAGAAATATATTGACGAGGTCGCGGGGTATAGAGGAAAAAAAGTTCAGAACCCTAAAAGAATGGAAGAGGGAGTTGTGCGAATCAGAAAAAATGCCAAGGCTGAGCTTTCTATTCCCAAACAAGAAAAAAACATTCCAAAGAATATTAAGGAATATGCAAAGAAAAGGGAAGTACATATTAAAGAAGAAAAAGACATTACAATGGATAATCTAAAAAATTGGTAA